In the Pelmatolapia mariae isolate MD_Pm_ZW linkage group LG10_11, Pm_UMD_F_2, whole genome shotgun sequence genome, CAGCTACAAAAATAAGGGAGCCTTACTTTTGTATAGCAAATTATGTGTTGACAGCACAAAACTAAATCTAATCCCAAATCTttttaatatgtatatatatatatatatatataaaagttggactcatttttttttttcaatttcaagGACAAACTGAACAAGCAGTCCAGTGATAAAAAGTATGAGAAAGATTCTCAATATATAATCAAAATGCcatcatttgtattttttctgcatCTTTTCTTCAAATAATTTGATTCAATCAAGTTTAATCAACTCAGTTCGCAGATTTAGGAAGGCACTGCCTCTGCAGGCACACTGACTTTAACTTGACAttgactttttttcttcccatgGAGACTGAATATCAACTCTTTATTCTTGCATATGCAAAAGAAGGAATACCATACGCATGACAAGATTTCAGAATGTCAGCAATCAAATAATTTCTGTTTCATAATTAAACCAGCCTCTACAGAGCAAAACATTTAACtttcacatatatatatatataaatattattattttctattATGTATTCTGtggctttctgttttgttgcaCCACTTTTATTTCCACTCTCCTTACAGCAGGAAGTTGGCAGCTCTCCAGCACAGTTCATTGTGAAGCTTTTGGCTGTAGTCAGGCAAGAGGTCAACTGAGGCAGCGAGGACAACTGTTTTCTCCAAATCAACATTTTATCGTACTATGATATGGTTTGGTCTCCATGGAAACTGCAATGGAAATTTCTTCCTAATTTTGAAAACCACGGGAACTGGTGCAGCACATCATGTGTAAGGAAAAGCGATTTTAAAGAACTACTGCTTTGTGTGCGCTGTTATGGATGTGTGACTACGGGGGCTGACggggaaaaaaagatataaCCAGGCCGAGTCCCAAAGATTTCAAAGACTGAATTTAATGTAGGTGTTATGCAACGGCATTATTGATGGAGGAACACTTGCAAGCACTAACTGTATATTTCTAGCCATTAACCTACAGACGAGCGGAAAAACAAAATTCAGATACACAAAATGATTTTATAACCTCTAACACTAGTCCCCCTACAACAACCTAATACTAAACTCTAAATAGCACTTTGAAATACAAATTCCAACTCCTTTATACCACCACGTACTGAAACATATCAGTCACTTAATAAAACTTGATCCTGACGTTAACCCTAAAGTCATCCAAAAATTACTTTTAGAAGCACTGACCTAAAATTGTTCACCGTTCTTGAGCACATTTAGTTCATGCATCTCCAAACAcgcatccacattacaccacaCATGCTGAGTTTCTTCTACTGTAAGTGGTTACCATAGATACTGCATTGTGAGGCACATGAAGTACAGTGGGTCCATCTCACGTGGGAGAAATCATGTATTTATAGAAGCACTGTGATGCGGCCAGAAACGAGTTTAGACAATACACTTTTTTTGACTAATCACAGGCACCGTAGGAGGGGCTGTGGAGTATGCTGTGCAAGTTTGTCACCAGTGACTTTGAAATcttattgtgtttttctttggcaaAATAGAACCAAGTCAGATGTCAgagctgtccatggtgctgaaggACAGATGCACAAGAGAGGATATCTTCAAATCTTCTctcatctgtttttctttctgtttatctACAGTGTAGCGTGCTTCCACACACCAATTTCAGTCTCTTTAAAAAGAATTTTATTGAACATACAgcttaacacacacatacacactccaGTTCTACCATCTGAAAGTTCCTCCTCCCTCAAAAAGGTCAGCAAGTTGTGAAAAGTTTCTTGCAATAATCTCCTAACTCTGCATCTTGCTCCTTGAGAGGCTGCTATATGTGTTCAAGTACAGAGTGCATATCATGACATGTTTAATTAAATCCTGTTTTGTTGAATAATGAACTAATTAACAAACTCCTTCTGAAGGCTTTTTCCTCCTTCATCAAAACACATTGGATTTTCAAGTATGTCCCGTTATCTTCCCGAAGTAATTGTACTTCCTAAATTGACATAATTGAATTGCTATTCATCCTGGCATACGAGGTGTATTGTTCTCATGGAACGAAGCATACCTAATTGCAATCCATCAGAATCACTGTGCCTTTTTCATCTCAGTTCAGAACTTAAGACTAATGAATGGTTTAGTGATTATATTTTATGGAAATATGCTCTGTTAGATATAATGACCTCTCATTAATTGCAATTGTTCTCTTGACATGGGCTTTAGAATGTAGTGACCGGTTACAAAGAAATTATAAATTGGGAAGACAGAATTGCGACTAAAATGTCAGATCATGATCACTATGGCAGGGCAATCAATAAAACTGATGTAAGGAGTTGCCATAGCTGAATTTTATCTCTGCTGACTTTCAGGCTGTTCATATAACAATATGGATTTAGACGGCTCCCAATTTAGCCAGCCTAACCATCTGTTTCTCTACTCGCTGCACCACTGATTGTGGATGTTTGGTTGGAGGACTGACAGAGTGCACTTCTAAATGTAGTCTCCAGGCAGGCAATGATCCAGTCAGCATTTTAATATCTGTCTATAAGTCAGTCAGTCATTATGCTATTTAGGCAAAACGTCGAACTAGCAAGCGCATCGTTCTATCAATCAGCTATCCAGTCAGGTAATTATCCAGGCAGCAACTTGTCTGTCTAGGAAAAAAATGCTATGATGGAAAGAAATTAGGTGAGCAAACAGGCAGACAAGTCACAGATGTATTCAAAAGTGCATGTCAGTCTCTTATTAGGGTCAAGCCAATCTTCTCCCACACAAACAACATCATGTAGCTTCAGAGCCTTCTCTTTTCAGAAGTGCTAATTTttgtaaatgttaaatattcttaTAAGTGGGAGCATGCTTAAAAAAACAGTGATCTACTAAATGTGTGGTGCGTCCAGTGCTACTTAAAGCAACCAAATTACAGAGGTGGCTTAAATAGTGATGGCCCTTGTCTGCATCACAAGTATTTATGTGCGTACACTTGTGACTGCTTTCCTGCGATATCAGAAGCTTTACAAAGCATGTTTAGCACATTCACAGCAGGGAGGAATAGAATATGTTCACTTTTGCTCTGGCTCATCCAAAATCTCAGCTAGTGCCAGCAATGTAAATCAGGTCAGAAGCCTTTCATGGTCAGTGCACTGTGGTTGGTCAGATGAGTTGACCTCATGCTTTAAAAGATCAAGTTGATCGCGGCATTAGGGTCAGATAACATTATGTACCAGCAAGCCAACAGAGAAACTGAAACTGCCACTGCAATTGCTTCTAATACAGTACTACCTCAGTATATGCCTGGTCTGTATTTCCTACTATTGCCACTGTTGCAATTGTGCCCACCACTTCTAGAATGGCCACTGCTCTCACCACAATACTCGTGTTGTATAAAGTAGTGTTAAAGCTTTCAGTTCTGCTCccatacctgtaacaaatgctGTGCTCTATTTTGAAATATCAGATCTTAGTTTTATCATCCAGTATGCAAAGTGAAATTATGCCCTGCATAATGCAGCTTCTAATAATGCAGCATACAGGATATTTCTTTAAAGAATTATAAATGTTCACCAAACTCTTTCTTAAACTTTCGATTTTTACTTTGATGATATGTCTAACAATACAAGATTGGGGTTTAAAGAGAAAACCAAGAGAATAACTTCAATTTATCAGACAAATTACAGCAATATccagttttcttttaaaagaatTAAATCTGAATATGCTTGAACTGAAAGTGATCATTTCCATATGATTTAAACAATATTTTGAGATCATTATATAACTTCAGCTTTGAGTACAAAGAGACCACAGTTGCATAATCAGCCTTCACAATTTAATGCCTTTAGAAGAATTTCCTATATTTTTATCCCTCATATGAATTATTGATGGAATCACTATGATATCACTTATGATATGATACCTCTAATGAAAAAGTAATGGTGCACTGGAAGAAAGTATTGTAGTTCATTGATCACTGAGCATATAACCTTACAGAGGCTTGCTGGCATTCGTCAGTGAATATTggctctcactttttttttctcttaaagtTGTTCTGTtttcaagagaaaaaaatcagtttatgaTTATTGCATGAGTTATAATTAGCGTTTTTCCACATAGTGGTGGTACAGTAACTATTCCTCCCACACAATACtgtctttgacttttttttgcaccaacctagaggaataataaataaataaataaagtgataAATTTCGCTTTTGCACTTCATTTGCAGGGTTTACTTTTCcgatatttttctttcttccataCACCTTGCACAAaatgtgctactggaaactcaCTCAGCAGGGTGCAATTTCTTGAACTGCGTTTTTGCAACAGAAATAAATTCATGTGAACTCAGTTCTGACTTTTACAGTATGGTGTTTTCCCCCCTTGTTCTGGGTCTGTGGAGTTTGAAGGTGCACTAAATGTACCTACCGCCCACTCCACTCAACCACCTAACTACTATATGAATCATGCTTTCGCTCTACTTGCAGTTTTCGGGTTTTGCATGAACAAAGTCCCgcgattacacacacacacacacacacacacacacacgcgcgcacacgcacacacacacacacacacacacacacacacacacacacacacacacacacacacacacgcagacagaaAAATGAATTTGAAATCAATCTGTACTCAAAAAGGTCCCTTGCTATACTGTCCATTGATATAACAGTATTGTATTTGTGCAAGCTCTCTTCCTCTacttctccctcctccccttcTGTATCTCTCTTCgctcttttcttttccatcgtctttaaaaacacaaataaataaataaaggacgACATTCTTCGTTATTTAACCTTCAAAACGATCTAAATAGCAAAGTTGCCGTCGAGACCGGTGTATTCCCTGCAAACTGCTTTGTCCCGTTAACGTTAAAGCTCGCGTCGTTCTTCCTCTTCACTCTCTTAAAAACTCTTCAGGTTTTTCCAGCTGAGCGATTCAGGCTGAGGCGGGCGCAACCGCACTAGAGGGGAAGTCAAGTCGTGCTGGACTGGCGCGGTATCCTCTCACGGTTTACAAGTAAAGCAAGACCGGACTCGCATTTTATCAAGCTTCGAAAATGATGGAATATGCTGATTTTAAAAGTTGACCTGGGATTTCTAGTTGTCAGGTGTCGAGGCATGGCTTTCCTTGTAACTTGCTTATTTTTGTCTTGGTGAGTATGGCAACTCTTTTCTCTGCATGTTCTCGGACTTTTACGCATCTTAACCACAGACTGTGGATGCTTGTGCCTTTGAGAAACTCAGTATATTCAACTGATTTTCTATCTGTTGAAATGAGCTTTGAGCAGTGCATATGTACTTTAGTTACAGTGCTAACAGTGTTTGGGGAAATCAGCACAGTGAGACCAGTATATATTTGGATAACATCACGCGTATATTGGATAGATTACTGGATGGCTATGACAACAGACTGCGACCTGGATTTGGAGGTATGCTAATGGACGTATTATATTGTATTTTGTATAATATTGCTTCATGATGATTAGATCCATATCCTTCCTTAAAGGATAAAGTTTTACTCAACTAGTTGTGTGTATCTCATCTAGTTTACGTTATCTCTTAGCCGTTTTTCCCCTCTTACATTATAATAAAATCACAAGTTTACTATTAGAAACTGTTCATAAAATTATCACATCTAAAGCATactgttttgttgtgtgttcGTTTGATCTGATGTGGTTATTTTAAGTCTATAAATGGCACATTTTATACATATAACTTTATTCCTTaatgtctttatattttaagaaatTAACAAATAATCTAGTCCAAAATTTTTGTCTGCATCAAAGCAACCACTTATCTTTCTGCTGTAGGTCCAGTTACAGAGGTCAAAACTGACATCTTTGTCACCAGCTTTGGACCTGTTTCAGATGTTGAGATGGTATGTCAACTATGCCGACCACTGAAGTACTGACACAGGATACACAAGGAAAAATGTGTGGATGTTATTCACATACATGTGTTTGGTTGATTGTAAACAAAGAACATGTGAAAACAAGATTTCACTGCAATGTATATGGTCTCTCAACCTCAACGCATGTTACTCCCAGCATTCATTATTCCAACATTTGGGCAGGATGTCATTAGTGCAGCTTAGGATTTTAATCTGGTTGACAATCCCCCCCCCACCCTCCGCCATAGCGATGTGGCTGATGTTAGGATGGAATAGGCGGGCTACTTCTGCCACGGGATAGGCTGAGTGATGTATGTCTGTTGTACTCTACTCTCTTTGGTCTTAAGCTTTAGATACTGCTTCACAGCCTCTAAAGCCTACTAGAACTGCCATGCAATATGCTAGGGACAGTCCTATAGAGGAGTATGTAAAGCTTTTAAGGGAAGCAAGGCCATCCATGTGATCTAAAAGCTGGATGGACTCATAATACTGACTTACTGCTGACTCTACAGATGAAATAAACTGTGTCTATTTTAACTGTGTATTAATAATGAATTACTCAATCAATTCACTTAACTTTCAGAACTGGTAGGGAATAAAACatggaaaacagaaaagttaATTGAAgaaaaactatatatatatatatatataaaggtGACCAAAGTGTACGTTATGCTATGTCTTGAGGGTTTTCATCATAAACAAGGTTTTAGTTTTGGCAGTATTGGCATTAATAACAGAATCctccagaaagaaaaagagagtgagaaagagaaaacaattcATCACATTGCCAATACTCTATCCAGCAGGTTCCTTCGAAACCATGGCTCACAAACCCATCTGCCATTCTCTCCGGGGGAAGCAGATAATAATGGCAGGAGATAGTAGATGCAGCACCAGCAGTAGGAGTGGTCATAGTAGTAGTAAATAAATTCATAACCCACGCTCTCACCTCCATCCAGGAATACACCATGGATGTGTTCTTTCGTCAGACGTGGATTGACGAACGACTAAAATTTGAGGGCCCCATTGAGATCCTGCGGCTCAACAACTTGATGGTCAGCAAGATCTGGACACCGGACACATTTTTCCGCAATGGCAAGAGGTCGATCTCTCACAACATGACTACCCCCAACAAGCTGTTCCGCATCATGCAGAACGGAACTATCCTCTACACCATGAGGTAACAGTGCTGGACAGTGAGATTCAAACCTAGCCAAGACCGGAATAGAGCACAGACCTGGAAAGCAAATTAGATGAACAGGCATCCAAGAATATGCACAGACATGAAAAGAAACAGCGTGCCATTCCAAAAACAAGATATGTGCCATCTGATACTGAAAACAGCCCTGGAAAGTGATTCAAACAAACATGACTCCAGCTTTGTTCCAAAAGGAGATATGCggaatgaaaaaaaatagcCCCTAGAGTCAATAATGgcacaaaaacagatttttttgtttttaattagatTATCTAAGTGGATGAActctaaaacatttaaaagtaaataaaaaggcTTTATCTAAGAAAATGTGTAAACTATATTACAATAAAGGGATGCCACCTTTATATCTACATTACAGATTTTAAGAGGGTGGAGTGGGGGGCTATAGACAAGATGGCAGACACAAAccaacttgtttgttttttttttttattgttttttttacatatatgaaGTAGTGCTACATTTATTGGTTCACTGGCTGAAAAGAAGACACATTCGAAGACTTTTAGAGGCAATAGATGTTTAAATAACAGATAAGCTAACTGTAGTTTTGTGAGTACAATGATGCCGTTTCTACAGTCTCAGCTTGAATTTTGTCCTTGTGTTAGCTTTAGGTAAAAGATCGAAACTTTTTCTGAATTACTTCatcttaaagttttttttaaaaaactagtttaactTGAATCATTTCATTTGGGATCAGTTTCCCCCCTTCGTCTGTGAGCCTTAGAAATTTCCTCAAAGCTCTGACCTGCTTATTAGCTGTGAGTTCTTGTATAAACTGTCACTCTGGTAAACAAGAATATTATAACAACATTGTCAGTAGAACTGAATAACCTAAGTCATTTATTACATTAACAATAAAACCAATATAATATCACTGGAAATGTTTTAACAACTAAGGATATTATTAAGATGTTGTGTTCTGTGAATTTTATAACTTGAATAATTCCAAAGAATCAAATGTGTTTTAcaagtaaataaacaaataaataaaataaaataaatacaaatagaaaATAACATTAAGTtgttattaaaaataacaaagtcaTGAAAATATGTAAGTATATGTTTTACTTATGAGCAGACAACAAACATGGGATTCTTCCTgtgccattaaaaataaataaataaataaaaacatcctTTGTGAAATGTGTTATCCACGGTTGTCCTTCGCCAAGTTGTGTGTTCACCACAGTGAAATGGTCTTGCAGGTTTTAGGTCATCTATGTTACCAAAAATATTGTATAAGCCTATattctgtacttttttttttgctataatGCTGAATGGCACCACACCAGGCCCAGCTTGAAAGAGCAGTGTTTATAAAGCTAGTATGAAATATAAATCATACACTTAATTAAACTGTTCTCTATTCCTACAGATTAACTATAAATGCAGAGTGCCCCATGCGTCTGATGAACTTCCCCATGGATGGCCATGCCTGCCCACTTAAGTTTGGGAGTTGtgagttagtttttttttcagcctTACTCACCCGACAGATGGTGTCACTTTCAATCACTGATTACTCTGTCACTGAGCAAATGACTGACAAGATATCGTCAAAGATCTTAATTTGAAATGCcatacatatgtgtgtatgtgtgtgtgaatttttgaaagttttaatttttaatctcCCTTTTTATCCATGCTGTCTAGATGCTTACCCTATCAGTGAAATTGTGTACACATGGAAGAAAGGTCCTCTGTCATCTGTTGAAGTGCCACAGGAATCTTCCAGTTTGCTGCAGTATGACCTTATTGGTCAGACAGTGTCCAGTGAGAGACTAAAATCCAATACAGGTGAGCAGATGTTTAACATCACCTGTCATAAAGAGTGTGCAGTGGTCACTGTGTTAAAACTAAAACCTGCTAAGGACACTTCAGTGAATCAGTGAACTCTTTACCATTACATGTTTGTGGAATGTTATGTCATGCATGAACTggcattcttttttaaaatggatGCAATTTCATCATAAATAGAACAATACTTTTCACCGGTTGGTATTAATAGACGGTGTATTCATCAGATGGCAACTGTGTCAAAAAAATTCTCAGCATTGACAAATCTTTTTGGTATTTACTCTTCCAGGTGAATATGTCATTATGACCGTTCATTTTCACCTGCAAAGGAAAATGGGCTTCTTCTTGATTCAGACTTACATTCCCTGTATCATGACTGTCATCCTGGCCCAAGTCTCATTCTGGATTAATAAGGAATCAGTTCCAGCTCGGACTGTGTTCGGTAAGAGCTCCTTAAATTCACATACACATTTAGTGTATAAACTTCAATGTCAGTTTCaagatttgaaaaaaatatcagaaaagGGGATTTTGATGTAGACTCCAGAGCTAACACATTTCACACAGCCATTGACTACTTGGATTGAAATATTTGGAACACTGAAGAATATTTTTAGTTTGTCTTCCAAAAATAACTCTGGcaaatttttgtaaatattttttttctaagtcAGGTTTTCTCAGTTCTAATTTTGCACCATTGCAGTTATATAATAGCTTCAGATTATGACACAACTTGAGTGCCCATTAATTAGCTGAACAAAATAGCCAAGGATACATTATCCATTATTTTGTTGTGGCTTACTTCTTTTTAGTAAAGTATCAAAGTATCAAAAAGCCAAATAATAAACTGTCTGGATTTATTGACTTGCCGCCCACTGGTTGACCCCACAACTCCTGACTCTCACTTTACAAACTTTAAGCAAGtatattttctctgtttgttgcACCCTAAATTAAACTGCAATGAGCTGCCTTTAAAATGAAACCTCCTGCAATAGAACAAAGACCACCACAGTCATCACAGTCAGTTTTTACCTTCATTATCTCTATTCCTCCTCCACTGTGGTGGAGCTGAATTAATTGGGAATAGATGTCCTTTTTGAAATTGGTCATGCAAGGGCCGAGAGGGGGAGGATGTTTACTTGGCCCTTTTCCGAGCACTCACAGGTTCCGCTTGCTCACATTACATTACGCTACAGTTGCTACCAAGCTCTAGCCTCAGGAGCAGCAAGGGTGagatacactgaacaaaaacagagaTAGACTAAGAGGAATGACAgcaacagaaagacagaaaaagcacAGATGCAAAAAGTGAGGATAATGTGCAAAAGTGCACAGATTTTGCTATCATTTTTAACTGAATTTCCCATTATTTGTAAAACTCAAGATGCAGCTGTGCACAGAAGCAGTGCTAGCCCTTGTCTTTGGAAACGAGCCAGCACTCCAACAAGTCTGCATTCTCCTTCAGAGAATAGATCCCCGTCATTAATGTGTGCATGGAAGTTGAAGCCTCATGTAGAAAGCACATCTGTGGCAACTCATTAGCCTCACTCATCCTGCTGTTCTCAATTCACTCAATACTGGCTGGAATGAAAAGATAcagacaagcaaaaaaaaagaaacaaacaaacccaaaaaccTGCTCATTCTCAATATAGGACAGAGGACACAAGAGATTATGTACAAAACAAGTTGCATTGCAAGTGATGGCCAAAAAGCCACTGCTTGAATAAATTGAATCAACGCACAAGTTTTGGGTTGTGACTAAAAGATAgacagtttagtttagtttgagAAGAACAGAGAAGTTATAGGTGACCTATAGGTGTAAGAATATTAAACATACCAAACATATATTAAGAGAGttcaaaacaaacaattatTGTGTCTGTGAATTCATAATTCATTTATGAACTTTAAACACTTCTTTGACTTCACAAGACATAAATTTGCTACAACAATAGAAAACAGTGAACAGTTGTGTGTATTAATTGGATAATCATTTTTTGGCAGGTAATCAGAGCACTCTCATTCTTTT is a window encoding:
- the gabra6b gene encoding gamma-aminobutyric acid receptor subunit alpha-6, with protein sequence MLILKVDLGFLVVRCRGMAFLVTCLFLSCYSANSVWGNQHSETSIYLDNITRILDRLLDGYDNRLRPGFGGPVTEVKTDIFVTSFGPVSDVEMEYTMDVFFRQTWIDERLKFEGPIEILRLNNLMVSKIWTPDTFFRNGKRSISHNMTTPNKLFRIMQNGTILYTMRLTINAECPMRLMNFPMDGHACPLKFGSYAYPISEIVYTWKKGPLSSVEVPQESSSLLQYDLIGQTVSSERLKSNTGEYVIMTVHFHLQRKMGFFLIQTYIPCIMTVILAQVSFWINKESVPARTVFGITTVLTMTTLSISARHSLPKVSYATAMDWFIAVCFAFVFSALIEFAAVNYFSTLQANREHRKAAAMKVAAQEAAAAAAAPAVAAVNDVEVSSVDASSVLKKRMNSTPMFERPAKTFPNPPVNAQAFLQQGSAVPANNVLTGTSIIDKYSRILFPLSFGAFNLVYWIVYLTKDTMEMSRDTI